The Mytilus trossulus isolate FHL-02 chromosome 13, PNRI_Mtr1.1.1.hap1, whole genome shotgun sequence genome has a segment encoding these proteins:
- the LOC134694274 gene encoding E3 ubiquitin-protein ligase Midline-1-like, which produces MADSKLCAGCQRSDEDITAVSWCSDCSELVCKACSRVHKRMSPPHKVIPTQEIQQLSSSLLTLSKNCDNHPDQKIALYCCQHDKAVCKSCVPVSHQNCKSVISIEKAARGVKDGTAISDLERRISNLCQVTENRRSQSEKTLVDLDESRSKIKTRVSEIKRKVIAHLDTLEAEIHKDIDSKYTHCTESVSRNRNIIQSSSDSLSTWKSDLNLLKQHTSEVHLFQVVKFLDAKTYQKELEIREIQTATVPILKYHPSESESKIKKLVPDLGTITVENVQVQIPVLDIDQQGQFLVKDKRKLSLSHSFQTTKLDNEVRVYRGCFMPADRLLLCHNRGKQHFVCTVDGSNSNVIELDYSPLDISLFDKNHAVVAVGDAGIQIIDLTSLKPGRIIEVEGNCTRITSLNDKIWVKNQSHTITIVDINGKVHKVLQTTFDPYYICANQDGDVYCTDFDNNKLFLVSSDGTEREIYISPGLEEVGDVAVDDFGDVYLRGCSPDNIHKISNDEQKHDIVLTADDGINGPFCISYNKETKELLVLNEYGRSINIYKT; this is translated from the coding sequence ATGGCGGACAGTAAATTATGTGCTGGTTGTCAGCGCAGTGATGAAGACATCACAGCTGTATCTTGGTGCAGTGACTGCAGTGAACTTGTATGTAAGGCGTGTTCCAGAGTTCACAAAAGGATGTCCCCGCCTCACAAGGTAATACCAACGCAAGAGATACAACAACTGAGTTCGTCACTTCTTACATTGTCCAAGAACTGCGACAATCATCCAGATCAAAAGATTGCACTGTACTGCTGTCAACATGACAAGGCAGTCTGCAAGTCATGTGTTCCGGTATCACATCAGAATTGCAAGTCTGtcatttcaattgaaaaagcTGCTAGAGGCGTGAAAGATGGTACCGCTATTTCTGATCTAGAGAGAAGGATTTCGAACCTATGCCAAGTTACAGAGAACAGACGAAGTCAAAGTGAGAAAACACTCGTAGATTTGGACGAAAGTCGTTCCAAAATAAAGACAAGGGTGTCTGAAATCAAACGGAAAGTCATTGCTCATTTAGATACGTTAGAAGCAGAGATACATAAAGATATTGATTCTAAGTATACACATTGTACTGAGAGTGTGTCCCGAAACAGAAATATCATACAATCCAGCTCAGACTCGCTGTCTACATGGAAAAGTGATCTAAATTTACTGAAGCAACACACATCAGAAGTTCATTTATTCCAGGTGGTAAAATTTCTAGATGCAAAAACCTACCAGAAAGAATTAGAAATCAGAGAAATCCAAACAGCTACTGTTCCGATACTTAAATATCATCCGTCAGAATCTGAGTCGAAAATTAAGAAACTAGTCCCAGACTTGGGTACAATAACGGTAGAAAATGTTCAAGTCCAAATACCTGTACTAGATATTGATCAACAAGGTCAATTTCTAGTGAAAGACAAAAGAAAGTTATCACTGTCACATTCATTCCAGACCACGAAATTAGATAATGAAGTACGTGTCTATAGGGGATGCTTTATGCCTGCTGATAGGTTACTCCTCTGTCACAACAGGGGCaaacaacattttgtttgtACAGTTGATGGATCGAACTCCAACGTGATTGAATTGGATTATTCACCACTAGATATAAGcttatttgacaaaaatcatgctGTAGTAGCTGTTGGTGATGCAGGTATCCAGATCATCGACCTGACATCATTGAAGCCTGGAAGGATAATTGAAGTTGAAGGAAACTGTACGAGAATCACCAGTTTAAATGACAAGATATGGGTAAAAAATCAATCTCACACTATAACCATTGTGGATATTAATGGTAAAGTTCATAAAGTATTACAAACAACATTTGATCCTTATTATATTTGTGCCAATCAGGATGGTGATGTCTATTGTACTGACtttgataataataaattattcttAGTTTCTTCGGATGGAACAGAACGTGAGATATACATCAGTCCTGGACTGGAAGAAGTTGGTGATGTAGCCGTAGATGACTTTGGGGATGTGTATTTAAGAGGATGTTCACCAgacaatatacataaaatatctaATGATGAACAGAAGCATGACATTGTCTTGACAGCAGACGACGGCATTAATGGTCCGTTCTGTATATCTtacaacaaagaaacaaaagaacTGTTAGTTCTAAACGAATATGGTAGATCTATCAATATCTATAAAACTTAA